A DNA window from Chiroxiphia lanceolata isolate bChiLan1 chromosome 6, bChiLan1.pri, whole genome shotgun sequence contains the following coding sequences:
- the LOC116788810 gene encoding uncharacterized protein LOC116788810 yields the protein MAEPDTRPAELKEKPDGSTALIDRMATSDTAVTEDTANPDTALADLIVKDDTEPTHCTAKPDTALADDTIGSDTAATDVMAKADMAPMPVDGTSHSDAAPMDGTAKPDTALAGDTTGSTTDLVAQADITPMPTEGTASSDEAPMDDAANPETAMTDAETTTRDLMAEGDTTSEGIGNTDTTPAESVTDAPNLHFLEGKGVSNWKPVPAIVWSIHHDLTFHVSPPTDICRLAEAHPLDVVMTLLRCAPECDRAAALMWRSIGSSGTVVEKVLPVLFRVMEDWPVHGMSTSDGDNRDVFALAATLALWLIIQEPKCQDAVMNYIPPLLVALLFQVSMSTEQVPEEVKTFWRGCLEQHHLPTEPNRFLVETIKALLCHLPWEDIWMARKRSLAWDPLVNSDTHHYAVGLHVREMRRQLTPSHSPLAIHLLGLLSTEDPRWELPALEFLVEVLDYLDTRRCQSSVEQILSRHLQSECSERRRLALRGRMVLWMNLSMAQSICSLSQHLLELLPDEDGDVVMMTLSVFVNVLRDRDIRAFISTAPKLAEALRPLFDNLSSFCFFQTVMEVLVEGGTKPLEMQMHQILVLWFFLQYDEHQCVAEVPTIVRSMHQCLTSHMAPGVRMHTNICRLAEAHPRDVVMTLLRCAPECDRAAAMMWRSIGSSGTTVEKVLPVLLRVMEDWPVHGMSTSDGDSRDVFALAATLALWLIIQEPKCQDAVMNYVPHLLVALLFQVSMSTEQVPEEVNSFWRGCLEQHRLPTQPNRFLVQTIKALLCRLQWDNEVVSVERKCGWDTLVCADTQHYAVGLLAREMRHVLVPFYSPMAIHLLGLLSTEDPRWELPALALLVEVLDYLDGSKYHDRVLPILSRNLQSQCPERQRLALRGLLVLAVDPSMAQSICSQSQHLLELLPDEDGELVVMTLSVFESVLRDEDIQGFISTAPKLAEALRPLFDNDNTHVQLLSIRLFREVMEVLAEEGTQLLETQVHQSLVPLFIHGHDEIQCVAEASREVLLCAARFLKRRDLEKLLRKEQHFKFCDCLMDKDVSRRAEHLHQALPYLQSPQQPLREAAVRFMGIAAWHMKDLQLLMRAFEAMSQDDCPSYCTMRTEFLSAFRRAVTK from the exons ATGGCAGAGCCTGACACCAGGCCAGCTGAGCTCAAGGAGAAGCCTGATGGCAGCACCGCGCTGATTGATCGTATGGCAACCTCTGACACCGCTGTGACCGAGGACACGGCCAACCCTGACACCGCACTGGCCGATCTCATTGTGAAGGACGACACAGAGCCCACTCATTGCACAGCAAAGCCCGACACCGCTTTGGCTGACGACACAATCGGCTCTGACACCGCAGCCACAGATGTCATGGCCAAGGCCGACATGGCGCCGATGCCAGTTGATGGCACATCACACTCTGACGCGGCACCGATGGACGGCACAGCAAAGCCTGACACCGCTTTGGCTGGTGACACAACCGGCTCCACCACTGACCTTGTGGCACAGGCTGACATCACACCGATGCCGACTGAGGGCACAGCAAGCTCTGATGAGGCACCGATGGATGATGCAGCAAACCCTGAGACTGCCATGACCGATGCTGAAACCACAACAAGGGATCTCATGGCAGAGGGTGACACCACGAGTGAGGGCATCGGAAACACTGACACCACGCCAGCTGAGAGTGTGACTGATGCTCCCAATCTGCACTTTTTGGAGGGGAAAGGTGTCTCCAATTGGAAGCCA GTGCCAGCCATCGTTTGGTCCATCCACCACGACCTGACGTTCCACGTGTCTCCTCCCACTGACATCTGCAGGCTCGCTGAGGCACACCCACTTGATGTGGTGATGACTCTCCTGCGCTGCGCCCCAGAGTGTGACAG agctgctgcactgaTGTGGAGAAGCATCGGCTCCTCGGGAACAGTAGTGGAGAAGGTGCTGCCAGTATTGTTCCGCGTGATGGAGGATTGGCCAGTGCACGGAATGTCCACCTCGGATGGCGACAACAGAGATGTGtttgccctggct GCAACCCTGGCACTGTGGCTGATCATCCAGGAGCCCAAGTGCCAGGATGCAGTCATGAATTACATCCCCCCCCTGCTCGTGGCTCTGCTGTTCCAAGTGTCCATGAGCACAGAGCAGGTGCCAGAAGAGGTGAAAACCTTCTGGAGGGGATGCCTGGAGCAACATCACCTTCCCACCGAGCCCAacag gtTCTTGGTAGAGACCATCAAGGCCCTGCTGTGCCATCTGCCGTGGGAGGATATTTGGATGGCAAGGAAGCGCAGTCTTGCCTGGGACCCACTTGTGAATTCTGACACCCATCACTATGCAGTGGGTCTGCATGTCAG GGAGATGCGCCGCCAATTGACCCCCTCCCATTCCCCACTGGCAATCcacctgctggggctgctcagcactgaggaCCCCCGTtgggagctgcctgccctggagTTCCTTGTGGAG GTCCTGGACTATCTGGACACAAGGAGATGTCAGAGCAGTGTTGAGCAGATCCTGTCAAGGCACCTGCAGAGCGAGTGCTCAGAGAGACGTCGCCTGGCTCTGCGAGGCCGCATGGTGCTCTGGATGAATCTGTCAATG GCCCAAAGCATCTGCAGCCTGTCTCAacacctcctggagctgctgcctgatgAAGATGGAGACGTGGTCATGATGACCCTCTCTGTGTTTGTGAATGTGCTCCGGGACAGAGACATTCGAGCATTCATCTCCACTGCCCCCAAGCTGGCTGAGGCGCTCCGGCCACTCTTTGACAAC CTGTCCTCCTTTTGCTTCTTCCAAACGGTGATGGAGGTACTGGTGGAAGGGGGAACAAAGCCCTTGGAGATGCAGATGCACCAGATCCTGGTGCTGTGGTTCTTCCTGCAGTATGATGAGCACCAGTGCGTGGCAGAG GTGCCGACCATTGTGAGATCCATGCACCAGTGCCTCACCTCCCACATGGCTCCAGGTGTCAGGATGCACACCAACATCTGCAGGCTCGCTGAGGCACACCCACGGGATGTGGTGATGACTCTCCTGCGCTGTGCCCCAGAGTGTGACAG agctgctgcaatgATGTGGAGAAGCATCGGCTCCTCGGGAACAACAGTGGAGAAGGTGCTGCCGGTACTGCTCAGAGTGATGGAGGATTGGCCAGTTCACGGAATGTCCACCTCCGATGGTGACAGCAGAGATGtctttgccctggct GCAACCCTGGCACTGTGGCTGATCATCCAGGAGCCCAAGTGCCAGGACGCAGTCATGAATTATGTCCCCCACCTGCTCGTGGCTCTGCTGTTCCAAGTGTCCATGAGCACAGAGCAGGTGCCAGAAGAGGTGAACAGCTTCTGGAGGGGATGCCTGGAGCAACACCGCCTTCCCACCCAGCCCAAcag GTTTTTGGTCCAGACCATCAAGGCCCTGCTGTGCCGGCTGCAGTGGGATAATGAGGTGGTGTCAGTGGAGCGCAAGTGTGGCTGGGACACGCTCGTCTGTGCTGACACCCAGCACTATGCAGTGGGGCTGCTGGCCAG GGAGATGCGCCACGTCTTGGTCCCTTTCTATTCCCCCATGGCAATCcacctgctggggctgctcagcactgaggaCCCTCGTtgggagctgcctgccctggccctcCTTGTGGAG GTCCTGGACTATCTGGACGGGAGTAAATATCATGACAGGGTCCTGCCCATCCTGTCGAGGAACCTGCAGAGCCAGTGCCCAGAGAGGCAGCGCCTGGCACTCAGAGGCCTCCTGGTGCTTGCTGTGGATCCCTCAATG GCCCAAAGCATCTGCAGCCAGTCCCAacacctcctggagctgctgcctgatgAAGATGGAGAGCTGGTCGTGATGACCCTCTCTGTGTTTGAGAGTGTGCTCCGGGATGAAGACATTCAGGGATTCATCTCCACTGCCCCCAAGCTGGCTGAGGCGCTCCGGCCACTCTTTGACAAC GACAACACCCACGTGCAGCTGCTCTCCATTCGCCTCTTCCGAGAGGTGATGGAGGTGCTGGCGGAAGAGGGAACACAGCTCTTGGAGACGCAGGTGCACCAGAGCCTGGTCCCACTCTTCATCCATGGGCATGATGAGATCCAGTGCGTGGCAGAG gcctCTCGAGAAGTGCTGCTTTGCGCTGCAAGGTTCCTCAAGAGAAGGgacctggagaagctgctgaggAAAGAGCAGCACTTCAAGTTCTGTGATTGCCTG atgGACAAGGACGTGAGCCGAAGGGCTGAGCACCTGCACCAGGCCCTGCCCTACCTACAGagcccacagcagcccctgcgAGAGGCGGCCGTCAGGTTCATGG GGATCGCTGCCTGGCACATGAAAGACCTGCAGCTCCTCATGAGGG CCTTTGAAGCCATGAGCCAGGACGACTGCCCGTCCTACTGCACCATGCGGACTGAATTCTTGTCCGCTTTTAGACGGGCAGTAACAAAGTAA